The proteins below are encoded in one region of Carettochelys insculpta isolate YL-2023 chromosome 32, ASM3395843v1, whole genome shotgun sequence:
- the LOC142004543 gene encoding olfactory receptor 10S1-like: MESGNQTSVTEFVLEGLPNTRELPSLFFLIFLLIYLLTLLGNGLTLLTVFYNPQLHNLPMYCFLGHLSVLDACLSSVTVPKIMAGLLGPEGRAISFHSCVVQLYTFHFLGSTECFLYTVMAYDRFLAICHPLRYSTMMSRRICLGLATSTWLTGSVHATIHTTLTFRLPYCGPNPVEYFFCDIPPVLKLACANTAANQVIILATIGAVAAVCFLLICISYAYIVAAILKICTSEGKRQAFSTCSSHLTLVLLYYGPPVFIYLHPFSSKASDGAVAIFFTAVTPLLNPFIYTLKNKEMIKGIRKLACGQGLCWHA, translated from the coding sequence atggAGTCGGGAAACCAAACATCGGTGACAGAATTCGTCCTGGAGGGACTTCCGAACACCAGAGAGCTGCcttccctcttcttcctcatcttcctcctcaTCTACCTCCTCACCTTGCTGGGTAACGGTCTCACACTGCTGACTGTGTTCTACAACCCCCAACTCCACAACCTGCCCATGTACTGCTTCCTGGGTCACCTCTCTGTCCTCGATGCCTGCCTCTCCTCCGTCACTGTGCCCAAGATCATGGCTGGCTTGCTGGGGCCTGAGGGCAGAGCTATTTCCTTTCACAGCTGTGTGGTTCAGCTCTACACCTTCCATTTCCTGGGGAGCACCGAGTGCTTCCTCTACACAGTGATGGCTTACGACCGCTTCCTGGCCATCTGCCACCCCCTGCGCTACAGCACTATGATGAGCAGAAGGATCTGCTTGGGGCTTGCAACCAGCACCTGGCTCACCGGCTCAGTCCATGCCACGATCCACACCACCCTGACCTTCCGCCTGCCCTACTGCGGCCCCAACCCTGTGGAGTACTTCTTCTGCGACATCCCCCCTGTGCTGAAGCTGGCTTGTGCCAACACGGCTGCCAACCAAGTCATCATCCTGGCCACCATTGGGGCAGTGGCAGCTGTCTGCTTCCTGCTGATCTGCATTTCCTACGCCTACATAGTCGCTGCCATCCTGAAGATCTGCACATCTGAGGGAAAGCGACAGGCCTTCtctacctgcagctcccacctcaccctggTGCTGTTGTATTATGGTCCCCCAGTCTTCATATACCTTCATCCCTTTTCTAGCAAAGCGTCGGATGGGGCTGTGGCCATATTCTTTACTGCAGTCACCCCTCTCCTGAACCCTTTTATATACACGCTGAAGAACAAGGAGATGATTAAGGGCATTAGGAAACTGGCTTGCGGACAAGGACTTTGTTGGCATGCGTGA